AGGTCTTGGACGTGGTGTCTTGTCTGCGGTTCAACACGCTGATGTTGGCTCTGGATTTGTTAACGGTCTTGGATTGGTGATCTTAGCTATTGTTATTGATCGTTTTACACAAAAGTTTAATACTCAACCGGGACAAAAAGCGGTGACAAAGCCATGGCGTCGTTGGACAGTACTTGCAGCTTTGTTGGTTATGATTGGCGGAGGAGTTGTCAACACTTTGACTTCCGATAAAACAACAGGTCAAAAAGTTACTATTGGCTATGTTGAATGGGATTCAGAAGTTGCCTCTTCGAATGTGCTGGCTGAATCATTACGTCAACATGGATATGATGTTACTTTAACGCCATTAGATAATGCCGTTTTGTGGCAATCACTATCTAATAATCAAATTGATATCTCAGTTTCAGCATGGTTGCCAGATACACACAAAGCTTTGTATGATAAGTACAAAAATGATGTAACATTACTTGGGCCTAACTTAAAAGGTGTTAAAACGGGATTAGTTGTTCCTGATTATATGGATGTTAATTCTATTAGTGATTTAACAACGCAAGCAAATAAGACAATCACGGGTATTGAGCCAGGGGCCGGTGAAATGGCCACAGCCGCTAAGGCTTTGAAGTCTTATTCAAACTTATCGGGTTGGAACTTATCATCCTCATCTTCTGGTGCTATGGTATCAGCATTGGATAAAGCTTACAAAAATAAGCAAGATGTTGTGGTGACCGGTTGGTCACCACACTGGATGTTTAGTAAGTACCACTTGAAGTTCTTGTCTGATCCAAAAAACGTATTTGGATCTGGAGAAACCATTAATACAATTGTGAATAAGAAGTTTAAAACTTCTAACCCTAAGGCCTATAAGGTTGCTGATAAATTTAATTGGACGAAAGATGACATGGAATCAGTCATGCTCGATATTCAAAATGGTCAAACACCAAAGCAAGCTGCTGCTAAATGGATTAAATCACATCAAAAGTTAGTTGATAGTTGGTATAAATAAAAAATAACGCTAAGCTGAAAATCAGCCTAGCGTTATTTTATTTGTTATTTTGGATTGTTATCCTCTGATCCTGTTCAATGATAAAATGGCACAAGTCTATGTCATCAATACGTGTAGGATTTTCTTTTAGAAATCGTTTGTATAGAAAAGCAATACGTGGTTTAAAAATCAATGTATTGGGTGCTACTAAATCATCACTCAGTAACTGATAACTGCGAATTGCATACGTCATAAGTTCAAGTTCTCGTTGCCATGATTCTTCACTTAGTCCGTTTTTTTCGACAAACAAATGTTGACGTTCTGCATATCCCAAAGCTTGTTGAAAACGATTTAAATTGTTAGGATCAATAGAAGAGTCAGGTCCAATGGCAATCATTGTTTGTTTAAAACTAGCTATTGCTTCTGGTGTTGCGTGTTTCGTTAATTCAAAACGTTGAAAGGGAATGCCAGTGCTAGTCTGATGTTCTTCATATTTGTACCATTTGGGATTTGTTAAAAAGTATGGTGTATTGTTCAAATGTGCTCCTCCGTTTACTTGTGGCGCAGTCTTGCTGCTAGTTGTTTCATAATTGGTTCATCAGAGTAAGATAGAACGTTTCTGGCGTAAATACCTTGACCAAACCACAGTAGTAAGAATAATGTGATAATAGCAATGAGTAATGCACTTATGGCTGCAGGCCATCCCTCAGTATGCGTAACAAGACGTATTGGCATCATACTTTGAGAGGCAAATGGTATATAACTAAGAATGCGGATCAAGAGGTTATTCGGCATTTGAGTCATGATAAAGCTAAATACATAGCCGACCATAGCAATCATTGAAATAGGTTGAATAGCCTGCTGAACTTGTGCATTATCATTAATTAGGGAGGCAATCATTGATGTTAATACTAAATAAAGTGCAACAGAAACAAGAATGAAAACTACTGCATAAATTATAAATGATAATGTCACGCCATTTAAGTTAGATGCTAATCCTTTTACAAAACTGTTTTCTTTAAAGAAATTGAAAGCTGTGAATCCGGCGATGACGTAGAGTAGCAGATGTGTGGTTACCAGAGCAAAAATACCGATAATCTTTCCAAAATATTGTACGCGTGCAGACGTCGCTGCCAATAGAATTTCCATAATGCGGGATGATTTTTCATTAGCAATTGCATTTGCAATCATTGACGTATACCACATGACAATAATCACAGTGATGATACCAATTGCACTGGCTATCAATTGGTTAGCACTTTCAGTATTGCCACTATTAGTTGATTGCTCTGCTTGTTTGACAACGCTTTTCAAGTTATAAGGTTGCACTAGATCAGCAGTTTGTTGAGCAGTTAGACCATATTGAGTAGCTTTTTGGGAACGTGATAAGTTACCTAATATAGCAGTAATCTTTTCTTTTGGAATCTGTTCACTTTTAGGCTGTGTAGTAATTGTGGCTTCATTTTTGTTGACGGTTAACACACCATCTAACTTTTCATTTTGCAGCGCTGAATTGGCTTTTTTCTCATTAGTTATGTTGGAAACATGGATGTCTAATTCTTTTTCCGATTGAACTAAAACACTGCGGACTTCTTGGTTGCTAACAACAGCAATATTAGGTGTTGTATTGCCTTGCATTTTGGTAATGCCAAATATAACTGCACCAGCTAAAGTAGCGAAAATCAAGGGAGAAAGCACAAGCATCCAATAACCACGTGATTTAAATTGGCTGAGAAAAGTGTCTTTAATAACAATAAAAAGTTGATTAGTCATGGATAGCGACCTCCTGGCGGAATATGTCATCGAGTGTTGGTGGTTGTTGGCTGAAGGCGGGGATGTAACCATTCTTTGTAACGAGGTCAAATACACGGTGCCCAGCTTCCTCTTCTGACAAAATTAAGTCATAGCCAACACCATGTGGCGTAACTGAGGTGACACCATCAATAGCTTTTAATGCTGCACTTGAAGTGGAGGATTCCACATAGACACGTGTGCGACCAAATTGTTCACGGATATTTTGAACAGGACCTTGGAGAACGATTTTTCCACGTTTTAACATAGTTAGATCGTCAGAAATCTTTGTCACGTTGTTCATGTCGTGACTTGAAAAAATAATCATTGCACCATTATCACGTAAGCGTATGATTTCATCCATCATTAAGTTTGTATTGACAGGATCTAAACCAGAAAAAGGTTCGTCGAGTATGAGTAGACTGGGTTCAAAGATTAATGAAGCAATCATTTGAACTTTTTGTGCGTTTCCTTTGGAAAGTGACTGCACTTTATCACTCACTTTACCAACGACATCAAGGCGTTTCATCCAATCTTTTAACGCAATTCGGGCATCTGATCGTTTCATACCGTGTAGTTCTGCAAAGTACAATATTTGCTCTTCAACGGTCCGCTTTTGGTATAGACCGCGTTCTTCGGGCAAAAAACCAATATGTTGTTTATCGTTTTGGGTAATAGGTTGGCCATTCCAAGTGATTGTTCCTGATGTTGGTTTAATAAAGTTTAAAAGCATACGGAAAGTGGTCGTTTTGCCAGCACCGTTTTGCCCAATGAGCCCCATTACTTTTCCTTCGGTAAGCGTCATATTCATATTAGAGACAGCAATGTTTTGTCCGAACGTCTTGTTCAGATTAGTCAGTTGAATCATATTTTTATTCCTTATAATATTTTATTTAGTAGATATCGCACACCACTATTGAACAAATAAATTAAGACAATTAAGAGATATAGATATGCAGCTTTTCGGTCCCAATAAAAAGTTGCCCAGCAAATAGCAATATAACTTACAATTAGTAACATAATAAAAGTTACTGTATTTGCGCGGTGAGCAATTTCTTGTAGTCGTTCGTCTGTTGCTTTTATTTTGCTTTTGTGTAGATACTTACGATTATGAAATAGTATTCTAGATGTAATTATGGTACCGATACCCCGTCAAGTATACCTGATGAAAATCCACGTAGAAAACTTCGCGAAGCTGGTGATTTTTGCAAGCTTGCTAAAAGCATTGTAATAACTACAGTCAATATAATAACAATTGTCAAAAAATTAACTTGATATTTGATTTTTGCACGATATTCGTCGTCAGTTATTCCCGATTTTGGTGATGCGAATAG
The Leuconostoc suionicum genome window above contains:
- a CDS encoding ABC transporter permease, coding for MTNQLFIVIKDTFLSQFKSRGYWMLVLSPLIFATLAGAVIFGITKMQGNTTPNIAVVSNQEVRSVLVQSEKELDIHVSNITNEKKANSALQNEKLDGVLTVNKNEATITTQPKSEQIPKEKITAILGNLSRSQKATQYGLTAQQTADLVQPYNLKSVVKQAEQSTNSGNTESANQLIASAIGIITVIIVMWYTSMIANAIANEKSSRIMEILLAATSARVQYFGKIIGIFALVTTHLLLYVIAGFTAFNFFKENSFVKGLASNLNGVTLSFIIYAVVFILVSVALYLVLTSMIASLINDNAQVQQAIQPISMIAMVGYVFSFIMTQMPNNLLIRILSYIPFASQSMMPIRLVTHTEGWPAAISALLIAIITLFLLLWFGQGIYARNVLSYSDEPIMKQLAARLRHK
- a CDS encoding ABC transporter permease/substrate binding protein, whose amino-acid sequence is MNNLVSIPKMPLENWVSSAVSWLTTNLSGFFDAIQSGGQYIMDALTNGLTAVPMPLMIIGITVIAIVTTPKKIGFPLFTLLGLLLIANQGLWSDLMNTVTLVIMASIVSLIIGIPLGILTAKSQKTAVVVQPILDFMQTMPGFVYLIPAVAFFGIGVVPGVFASIIFALPPMVRMTSLGIRQVPVDLVEAADSFGSTTWQKLFKLELPSAKNTILAGANQTIMLALSMVVTASMIGAPGLGRGVLSAVQHADVGSGFVNGLGLVILAIVIDRFTQKFNTQPGQKAVTKPWRRWTVLAALLVMIGGGVVNTLTSDKTTGQKVTIGYVEWDSEVASSNVLAESLRQHGYDVTLTPLDNAVLWQSLSNNQIDISVSAWLPDTHKALYDKYKNDVTLLGPNLKGVKTGLVVPDYMDVNSISDLTTQANKTITGIEPGAGEMATAAKALKSYSNLSGWNLSSSSSGAMVSALDKAYKNKQDVVVTGWSPHWMFSKYHLKFLSDPKNVFGSGETINTIVNKKFKTSNPKAYKVADKFNWTKDDMESVMLDIQNGQTPKQAAAKWIKSHQKLVDSWYK
- a CDS encoding ABC transporter ATP-binding protein gives rise to the protein MIQLTNLNKTFGQNIAVSNMNMTLTEGKVMGLIGQNGAGKTTTFRMLLNFIKPTSGTITWNGQPITQNDKQHIGFLPEERGLYQKRTVEEQILYFAELHGMKRSDARIALKDWMKRLDVVGKVSDKVQSLSKGNAQKVQMIASLIFEPSLLILDEPFSGLDPVNTNLMMDEIIRLRDNGAMIIFSSHDMNNVTKISDDLTMLKRGKIVLQGPVQNIREQFGRTRVYVESSTSSAALKAIDGVTSVTPHGVGYDLILSEEEAGHRVFDLVTKNGYIPAFSQQPPTLDDIFRQEVAIHD
- a CDS encoding substrate-binding protein produces the protein MNNTPYFLTNPKWYKYEEHQTSTGIPFQRFELTKHATPEAIASFKQTMIAIGPDSSIDPNNLNRFQQALGYAERQHLFVEKNGLSEESWQRELELMTYAIRSYQLLSDDLVAPNTLIFKPRIAFLYKRFLKENPTRIDDIDLCHFIIEQDQRITIQNNK